A window of Ranitomeya variabilis isolate aRanVar5 chromosome 2, aRanVar5.hap1, whole genome shotgun sequence contains these coding sequences:
- the LOC143807798 gene encoding uncharacterized protein LOC143807798: MSSSDSPPPQQQRVSEAESDEELSEGGETGGEMQVEEEPSAAAAAPAAAAEGSPRQSQSRRTRRHGRPSASQRAPAEEEDDDDDIDIDCLIEEVREREPLWNMADRRHADTGVTRRLWDEVCRNLFPRRESLHPQQQSKLVGKIRKRWRSLRDRFKREFNDEMKAPSGSAGRKRSKYKYGQALSFLRRTMLSRVTFSSHRAPASSSAPSGAIPPESATEGHVGRPHTSVPSSDPSVLSSDPSVPSTSSAPSSGALLQASLLASDAEQLAFPLPHPSDPATSTPPLGSWRQRQRGQERSYAPEFLHLNASFQGSFKILGEQVTAGFNMVQSRISETSQETSSRLDRLHSAVSPDPANLFFQSMLMSMEKLSFEQQMRVMNTCHNAALQAINESTHTPHRTSTPIPHQAPFPHHTPHYQTQPQYPHQQHYQTQLQSPHQHHYQTPRHSHYPTQSQYPTQSPQQSRPLDQITSPMFSLLNFSLPPTPTPPPSGQPLGLTPTSTAPQTSRVSPPIDVVQPSGTSSSHISTQHFENL; encoded by the exons atgtcctcttctgacagccctcctccacagcaacagcgtgtatcg gaagctgaatcagatgaggagctgtcagaagggggcgagacgggtggagagatgcaagtggaggaggaaccaagt gctgctgctgctgctcctgctgctgccgctgaaggctctcccagacagtcccagagtcggcggactcgtcgccacggtcggccatca gcttcacagcgtgctcccgcagaagaggaggatgatgatgatgacattgacatcgattgtctcatcgaggaggttcgcgagcgggagccgctgtggaacatggctgaccgcaggcatgctgataccggtgtcacccgtcggctctgggacgaagtgtgtcgcaacctgtttccaaggcgggagagccttcatcctcagcagcagagcaaactag ttggaaagattaggaagcggtggcggtcactgagggatcgctttaagagggaattcaatgatgagatgaaggccccgagtggctctgcaggaaggaagaggagcaaatataaatatggccaggccctctccttcctgaggcgaacaatgctaagcagagt caccttctccagccaccgggcgcctgcatcttcctctgcgccctctggagcgatccctcctgagtccgccactgagggccacgtcggtaggccccacacctctgtcccctcctctgacccctctgtcctctcctctgacccctctgtcccctccacttcatccgccccaagcagtggagcattattgcaggcttcattgctcgcatctgatgctgaacagttagcgttccctttaccccacccctctgatcctgccacctcgacaccaccattaggttcgtggcggcagcgccagaggggtcaggaaaggagctatgctcctgagttcttacacctgaatgcatccttccaaggctctttcaaaattttgggagagcaagtgactgctggtttcaacatggtgcaatcacgcatcagtgaaacaagccaggaaaccagcagtcgcttggataggctgcattcagctgtaagtcccgatccggccaacctttttttccaatccatgctcatgagcatggagaagctttcttttgagcaacagatgcgggtaatgaatacctgccataatgctgcactgcaggccattaatgaatcgacccacacacctcaccgcacctccactccaattccacaccaggccccatttccacaccataccccccattaccaaacccagccccaatacccacaccagcagcattaccaaacccagctccaatccccacaccagcaccattaccaaaccccacgccactcccactaccctacccagtcacaatacccgacccagtccccacaacaatcccggcccctagaccaaattacttccccaatgttttccttactgaacttttctcttccacctaccccaacaccacccccctctggtcagcctcttggtttaacccccacttccactgcaccccaaacaagtagggtttccccacctatcgacgtggtccaaccttccggcacatcctcctctcatatctccacccaacactttgaaaatttgtaa